A region from the Vanacampus margaritifer isolate UIUO_Vmar chromosome 5, RoL_Vmar_1.0, whole genome shotgun sequence genome encodes:
- the LOC144052273 gene encoding uncharacterized protein LOC144052273, with protein MSEMHDNIFTKNLLNLALDDALLPRPSQLKVPGQGRLNRSASFFTPSSPPPSSNLSFSTEHINDDDSGSSLWSPNIWSQGPSLQTKASALQGRSMSLTESSISLLSSFGQLKNLDVFPSGPVTTVAPPPGFPPGSNLPAQVPPMLSSNRYKTELCRGFQETGSCKYGSKCQFAHGEAELRGMFRHPKYKTEPCRTFYNFGYCPYGSRCHFIHEEKISGGQLTSGKLQTQRQPSLSTTNGQNPRHQLRQSVSFAGFLGSSRTSPPPSFPTSFTDPNLGFSRAASVSPPPADLMSPVFGDSLTREVATFQFGNHQTRASSGDIHNIPLIVEPKSTRCTCGHGNDFSVLHGNSGRGFAKMMDGNQQDSSALFAGSSHGGSTKHTSLQRFSSEDSLEDSYSSSSGGSSGSESPTFDGSATKRLIVFERLSLSD; from the exons ATGTCTGAAATGCATGACAACATTTTTACAAAG AATCTCTTGAACCTGGCACTTGACGATGCCTTGCTTCCAAGACCGTCTCAGCTCAAAGTCCCAGGACAGGGTCGACTCAACCGGTCCGCCTCGTTCTTCACACCCTCCTCACCGCCTCCCTCCTCCAATCTCAGTTTCAGCACTGAGCATATCAACGACGATGACAGCGGCAGCTCGCTATGGTCGCCAAACATCTGGAGCCAGGGTCCCAGTCTCCAAACCAAAGCGTCTGCCCTGCAGGGACGCTCCATGAGCCTAACTGAGTCCAGCATCTCCCTGCTGTCCTCCTTTGGACAACTGAAGAACCTGGACGTTTTTCCTTCCGGACCCGTCACAACTGTGGCTCCTCCGCCAGGTTTCCCTCCCGGATCCAATCTGCCTGCCCAGGTGCCCCCCATGCTGTCCTCCAACCGTTACAAGACTGAGCTGTGCCGTGGTTTTCAGGAGACGGGCAGCTGTAAATATGGCAGCAAGTGCCAGTTTGCCCACGGTGAAGCGGAGCTGCGTGGAATGTTTCGCCACCCCAAGTACAAGACGGAGCCTTGCAGAACCTTCTACAACTTTGGCTACTGCCCATATGGATCTCGCTGCCACTTTATCCATGAGGAAAAAATCAGTGGAGGCCAACTAACATCTGGCAAACTCCAGACTCAGCGCCAACCATCCCTCAGCACAACCAATGGTCAGAACCCACGCCACCAACTCCGCCAGAGTGTCAGCTTCGCAGGGTTCCTGGGCTCGTCCCGAACCTCTCCTCCACCATCATTCCCAACATCCTTTACTGATCCCAACCTGGGCTTCAGCAGGGCTGCCTCTGTGTCTCCACCTCCGGCAGATTTGATGTCCCCGGTTTTTGGCGACTCCCTCACGCGGGAAGTAGCAACATTCCAGTTTGGCAACCATCAAACCCGTGCCAGCTCTGGAGACATCCACAACATTCCTCTCATAGTGGAGCCGAAATCCACGCGCTGCACGTGCGGCCATGGGAATGACTTCTCTGTTTTGCATGGCAACAGTGGCAGAGGCTTTGCCAAGATGATGGATGGCAATCAGCAGGACAGCAGCGCCTTGTTTGCGGGTTCCAGCCACGGCGGATCGACGAAGCACACCAGTCTGCAGCGTTTTTCCTCCGAGGACTCCCTGGAAGACAGCTACAGCAGCAGCAGTGGAGGCTCCAGCGGGTCTGAGTCTCCCACTTTTGATGGATCAGCCACCAAGAGGCTGATTGTGTTTGAACGTCTGTCCTTGTCCGATTGA